In the genome of Cyclopterus lumpus isolate fCycLum1 chromosome 19, fCycLum1.pri, whole genome shotgun sequence, the window TTTCACTGTTCTGGGTGAAGGATTTGTTTtggattttgttgttttgttttaaaatggacAAACAGCATGTTGGGATTGTTGCATTTCACCATGTGTGTCAGCTCAGCCCACGTGTGTCAGCTCAGCCCACGTCTGACGTGATTTCTCACACGTTATCACACCGATTGGCCCAAACGGGGTGTAAATGCTTTTAAAATTCCCATGTTTCTGCTGCTTCGCCAGTAAATACTTGATCATATTTGTATCTTGCTGCAGAGATAATTGAACAAGGGATGTCTGCATCAATCGATGGAGACGTGTGAATATACGTCTTTGtctctatttgtgtgtttttctatttattattatttcatcatGGAAACATCAAGCCAATAATTATGTACAATAACTGTGCCTTTGTGTTTTAACCAGATCTGCTGATGTCCATCTTTCATATTAGCATCTACCAATACAATGAATAGATTTAGTCTCATATATCTCATTTGGTATGTGATATGATGAGCTCGGAGCTGAATACACTGTGGCTCAGGTAATACCAACACGGTGAAGAGACCCAGCCGAGTTCCTCCTTTTCTGGTTCAATACGAACCAAACGTATTAAAACCCTTTGGACTCTTGGCCCCTGTGAAATATGGCTGCCGTATTTAGGTTTTAAAGATATGGGTCGCTAAAAAAATGTCCTACAACTAAACAAACAGTCTGTATGAATCTGACCAACGTCCTATCTTTTCTGCCTCATTATACTGTTGTGTTTGCTCTCCTGGTTAGTTCCACTGTCCTTGCCTGTTGTTTTGATTTGTTATTACACCTGAAACATGCTCAGTGTTAGGTGTGTCAGgctaattgtttgtttttccttgtaAAGCTTTCACTTCTATTCAGTGTATTCTTTGTTTCTAGTGTATTTAATAAGCAGAGTCAATGTTCAAGTGTTCAGTCACTGTTTGCGTCGCCGTCTGTCAGCATGTGAACGTCTGTGTTTGAGTTTATACAAAACCCAAACAGAGAACTGACGACCTAACTTCAGACCCtggtgtattgtgtattgtgtctgtgttgccaGGTTGGGTCAGTGGCTGCCTGTTTCGTCCCAAGGTGTTAAAACTGGAACTATTGTACATTTATAGGTGGTGTGTTGCTTTGACAGGTGTTGATGTCCATTGACTCAGGTGTTCCGGAGTCATGTATTAAACTAGCAAATCATTTGCGCTGGTGTGCCCTCTAATGGTTTCCAGTGAGACAAAACGAGACCTATGTGCCAAAGCAGAAATCCAGCTGTCTGAGACACTTTGTGACAGGGGGCTCTCAAAATAACCGCCCTAGTTATTATAAATCCACTTTGTACCGACGCCAGTGAGGACTAAGACAGGCTAAACTCGAAAAGAGCACAGAACATTATTCGCACTATATTACCAAAATAATGTTTCCACACAGGTCTGTGAATACAGTAGTTTTATTCAAACTTCAACTTAATGACAAAAAGACAATGTTACAGTGATTTGACTAAAACTAAAAGTGCTCGTGAACACAATCAAGCCTGTTTGCCTCGCAGTAAGGAAACCAAACAGATGCTGCGTGTTTCTAATATGTTCATTCACACGCATGGCGACACCTCAAAGATGCATTGAGACGCCTCCAGCCGCGTTCCCGCACGATGAAACAGAATCGACACGTTCTacgtttaaaaacaataaatcacgACAAATGGTACAGATTGCCAAAACAACCAAACTGCTTGTTAATTTTCGAACACCACATAGTTATTAAAAATTTGACATAAAATGATGTAGAAATTAGAAACTTGTGTTCggaatttttttttcatcaatgaTGACATGACAGTAGCAAAGAGATATTAACAGGGTAGTATCATTAGAGTGAGGTGTGCAGTGTATTCAAATAGGCTTAACTTTGCACGCAAGTACTTATAAATGCAGCTTTTAATTACCAAACCCCTGATGGTCTCATagttacaaatgaaaataaataagtcaataaataaagtctTTTTAAACTTACACCAGGAAGCCGTGGTATTTCTCACAGTCGTTTGCTGTAACGTAAGAAACTTACTGAACTTTCCACCTAAAAATCATCAGTTCATCATCCTCAGCTTGACCCTCCTCATCGTATGTGGTCCTTCTTTTTCCCTTCATGGGCTTATTTGACTCTAATCCCGGTGTTCACGATTGCACATGCTTTGTACCATTTCAAATCAAGCTGCATCAGCAATCAAGTACGTCTACAGATAATCACTCCATCCTCCGCCCGTTCCCCCACAGGTCCTCTCGCTCTGCAGTTTTACTTCCCCAACCAAAAACCCTCTGGCCTGGTTTCTCAGTGGCAGGGCCACACTTCATCCAGCTGCTGGTCTCTACCACCAGAACCTAAGACCGTCATAGGAGATGGCTACAATAATACTGGATTTTCTACACTAGCCAAGTAGACAAAATAGAGTAGTGCTACAATACTAAGAAGGAAAATAATTCCTTATTTATAGAGCTTGTCACAGCTCTCAAGGCCGAAACGCATTAAGAGCCATTTGTGTCAGAGTTTCCATGCACTGTAAGTGCATTGATTGTTTCCGTTTGGCCGCCATGTACCAGCAGGCCTTTTGTGGTACCTCAAGCCACcttaaaatgtttctgttttctgaaGGCAGTGAGATGAAGACCGATCTGATCTGAGCAGCTGTCCCTTACACCAGCTAATTAACAAAGGAGACGAAAAATCTCTGAATCTCTGAACCTCTTGATTCTATGTGCTGCTGTGAGGCAACCGTCTCCATTAGtctttgtaaacacaacataatatGACTAAATTGTGCATTTTCTCAATCGGATGTTTGTCACATGACTTTTGGCGGTGCTGCCATGTAATTTACATCTGTCGGTGGCTTATAGAAAGAGGGAAATTAAAAGCGGGAATGAAATTCAGAGCTCCATTGAGTTGGTCCCTTACTTAAACTCTCCTGTCTGGAGTGTGCAAATGGAGCGTCGATGTAGCAGATGAGTCAGATTTGCTCAAAACGTGATTCGGCCTCTCGAGCATTGGCTCATTGATGACATTGCTTCAACAACATCTCAGCGAAACTATATTCCTCGGGTCAAAGTAAAAAACGTACCCACAAGCCCTGAACCCTAACTTTCAAACCCTGTATTGAAACACGTTAACCGTCAaaggaaaacattcaaacaaatacattcaaagCTTGACTTTCGGACCAAAACCTCAAACAAAACACCAACATACTTCCATAATCCGGCCCCCGCAGGCCGAACTCCGCAGCACACCAAGCTCCGATCCTTCTTCCCAAAACCTTCTCCCAAACCTCCCATCCTGAAATACATAAAACCCCAAACTAAACCCAAATCCTCCTGGTCCTTCGCAGCCTTTGCAGCCTGGAGCGGTGGTCTAGGAGCTGATGATCTGACCTGACCAGGTCTCGTGCTTGGTGACTGGATTCAGGTGAGTGAGCACCACCTCGACAGCCTGGATCTTCTGGTTCTTGGGAGGGATGGGGCACACCTTGTACGTGACCTCGTCCCCTTCCATAGGCACGTACTCTCCATCAATGctgtccaggaaacacacacacagaatgaactcATTCATGGGCAATGTTTTCTCATAGCATAGGGGGACAGATTATCAAAAATGATGCAGCAACTATATCCTATTATGGGTCCAGCTTCAGAAAACACTGGATGCAAcatctcccataatgcaacttgaTTACAGAGATCCTCCTTGTCTGGTAAAAGCCTGTTTCTTTCCTACCGTCAGATTATGTTTATGTCATTTTATGTTAAACACACTGCTCAATGAGTAAAGGGTTCAATTCTTATATTTAGACTAAGAACCTACACAGCAGGTGAACAAAACTAATTGACTCACTCAGAGATGTGGACGAAGATGTCCTCTCCTCCGTGGGAGGGGCGTATGAATCCATGACCCTGAGACCTGGAGAAGTTTTTACACAGCCCTTTAAATACCGGACCTGATTTGGCTCGCACTGTCCTGCAGAGGTAGAGAGACATAGATGGAataagatggagagagaggagccttTAGTTTTAAGCTTTTGTATCTCCTTAGTGGAACAGGGACATGACAATCTTTGGGTTCTGGTTGTGGGCATTTATTAACTATTACGCATACTATTAAAAGTGAATACAATTTAACACAATACTgaatttaaaaagtatataatGGCTTGCATCTCTACTCACGCTGAGTATGTGCGGGTGCGCTTGGTGGGCAGTGGGCTGGGCAGCTTCCCGGGCTGCGGCggtttcctctccctctcccaaaCCCGGCTGCCCTCCCTcaggaaggggaaggagagcTGCAGGGGGGTTCGGGGGGAGGTGAGAGGCAGTATGTGGTCTGCCGTCGAGGAGGCATCAGGGTCTGACATCTTGACTGGTTACAGGTTGggattgtatttgttttcttttgtaggTCGAAGAGGAAGGAGGGTTACACCTCCGGCATGGCAAGAGGGTGTCAGAGGGTGAGGAGCCGCTCAGAGAGGAGGACGTAGAGGTGGAGACACAATACCCTGCGATGAAGGTgcaagggaggaaaggaaagaaggatgTTATTAATCATCAGAGGTGACAAAAACAGCAGGTGTCATTTTTGTGGCCAGTCAAGTTGATGTGTTGCAGTTGAAGGGTGCTTGGCGCTTGTCTAATTCCTTAACTTAATATAAAAAACACGACCCTCTTTCCAAATACCTGCGGTAACTCAAAGAGATCCATACATTACTCTACCTGGAAACATAGAAAAAATCGAATCATTTAGTCATGAAAGCTTTCTGTAACTTGCCGACTCTCACACTGTCGGCCCCACTGAAGGTTTAGTGAATGCAAAAAGGGAAACCGGCCCCCTTCAGGTTTTTggccaacacacacaagcaaaatcTCCAAATATGGTGACTTTGAACATTTCAGATAAACAGAAGGATTAAATCCTCCTACGTGAGTTCAGACAAATCTCTTACTTCAGAAGATAAATAGATCATTTAAAAAGCCCACATGTGCACTCTTAAGtgacaaataatatatatgaaggATATTGTGAGAAAGGACGACACAAGTATTGCCCAGTTCCGATAAGGTGACccgtatattgtatattgttgttGATTCCCACCAGTGTAGAAGTGTTTCGGGGTGTTTCTATTCAACAAAAACAAGCCGTTCAACAGCTCGAAGCTGCCGTGAGAGAAATGAGACTGAAAGCGACTCGATTTCCGAGCGCCAGGCTGTGATCTTACCGGCTTTGAAAAGGTCCCAAGATGATGTGAATAAGAATCCTGCCCCGGAGGCCCTCGGCTCAGCTCGCCTCATCACACCGTATCATTTTAAAATCCCCTCTCGCACAAGACTGACACCCATTACAGGATTGCTCTCTGCTGTGTTCAAACAACAAGCTGCTCTCGGAAGAGACTCATTTCAGGTCGAATGAGCTCCATCACCGGGCCGTTACACAAACCCAATTATCATGTTGTAACTGTGGAGTTGTGATGTGTGACGCGTCATTTTTTGACGCTCACAACTGCAATGAAAGCCTCCGGGACACAGTTCTCCAGAGGTTACACTGAAACCTGCAATCCCGACGCGGGTGGATGTTATTGGGGTTATGTGCAGCCGCCTCCCCGTGAATAGTGTGAGTTAGTATCGGGGTCACATCTACAGGCTGAATGTTTGACAGAGACTGATGAATTTATCGTGTGTCGGACCGAATCCCACATTCAATATCACACTCACAGTCTAAATATAGCAGTGTGTCTGAGGTGGGAGCTGTCTTTCATGCCGGACAGCGGGCTTTAAAGCTTCCTGAGGCCCCTGATGCTTCCTGCATTGGGATGTGAACACACTTCATATCATCTGTGCCGGTCTtcactttctctctgtgttgttttcaGCACTGCTCCTTGTCATCATCTAACCCTCATCCGTGTCCTCATCagttttttgtattgaaaataGGATTGATAATAAATGGGTTTCATGTAACaggttacattcatacatagtCCTTATACTGCAGGTACCATTTCTAATTGTGAGGTAGcatttatatattcatctatTCTCTGTTAATGTTCTGCAAAGCCATTTCAATATACAGTAACCGTACTTACTTATCATTAAGTATTAACTTTAATGAAACAACGTCTACttgaaataaacatattttcccAATCAAACGGATCAAAACAGATGATTAGAGGAGGGCACACTGCACTTGAACGTAACATGGGGGAACTATTGAGTTTAGTTTGGCTTCAGGCACGTCTAAATAGTACGAGTGTTCAAAGGTCCCCAATCAGGACCGCAGGAGGGGCTTTATGCCCTCCAGTTTATAGAAGATGGTTCAGAGGAATGATTCTGCAAATGATGAGTAGGGTGTTTATCCTCCTGGtatcatgatgatgataataatgatgaacacacactcacacacacacacacacacacacacacacacctgtcatggTGGTGGCACAGGGGAAAGGGTCTTACATCATGACGGATTGATGACAAGACATAAATATGTAGCCTGAATAATTCAGCACCCTGACTGGTTGGGCTCCTATTTCATTGGCCCCTTTTACGAGGGCCTCGCGTAGGCCGGCAAATGGACTTATTTACTGGTCTGCAGTGATTCTGTGTCGGATgagttttttaaaacatttaatcgtGAGGgtgggagaaagaagagagagaaaaaagaggtcAGACCGGACTGGGGGAAcggaagagagcgagaggagctTTGAAAAGACAGACAAAAGGCCAACAGCAGCTCCCTGTGAAACCAGGGCACTGTGGCTGTCTGTACTCCTCTCTGCATCAGCATGGGAGTcacgtcaacacacacacacacacacacacacacacacacacacacacacacacacacacagcccctgTCCTTAAACTTTATATTAGCCCTATTGCTTGCTTTATGGTATAATTAGTTTTGAAAGTGAGGCTGGCAGATGCTAAATAATTcactccaaaataaaagcccttcCGGCGGTTGTTTCCAGAACATTCATTGTGGCAGCTTGAGACAACAAGGAGATGCTCAACTGATGCCAAAAGAAAGGTGACGCCAAAATGCGCCTCGACATAAACATATCTGCTATAACGCATATGAAGGTTCATCTGAGATCACCACCCCGGGGTTTGATCACCATGCTGCCGTGAACCGACACCGTCTGCCCGACCCGCAGAATAAAAGGCTCGGACGTGAGCCACGCTGCCGCTCACACAGGACCCCGATGGGCCGGGCGATCACTTACCTTAAAGGCGGCGATCAGCTGTGAGCCGGACGACGTGCGGCCCCGCGGTGCTTTT includes:
- the csdc2a gene encoding cold shock domain-containing protein C2a, coding for MSDPDASSTADHILPLTSPRTPLQLSFPFLREGSRVWERERKPPQPGKLPSPLPTKRTRTYSATVRAKSGPVFKGLCKNFSRSQGHGFIRPSHGGEDIFVHISDIDGEYVPMEGDEVTYKVCPIPPKNQKIQAVEVVLTHLNPVTKHETWSGQIISS